From Solibacillus sp. FSL W7-1464:
CTATTACTTCTACTTCACTTTTTACTTCTGGCTCTTTGCTCCCGCCTCCGAAAAAACGTGAAAAAGTACTTTTCATCCGTGTGGCACCACCTTTAGGAAACTGTCTACCTCATATACAATATTATTTCTGATTCATTCAAAAATGTACAGTGTTCAATGAATAGTAATTTACGAGAAAGACAGAATTCGTCTGAAAAAGGACAAAATAGTGTCTTTACCCATTTTTATTTCATTATAAACTTATATTTTTCTATCCACTAAAAAAACATAAATATAAATATATATGCAGCAAAAGACGGATATATTTCAAATTTGGTTAACTTATTTATTTAATTGGTGTTTTATTGGGAACACCAGGTTTACGCGGGTATTTTTTTGGTGTAGATTTCACTTTATCAAATACATATAGTGATCGTTCACTTTCCTCTACAGGTAAATGGAAGGCAAACTCCTCTATTAATTTTCCACCTAACGTAGAGATGGCTTTTGTCGCATCTTTTAATTCTTCTGCACCTGCCGCAGCTTTTAATGCAACAAAGTAACCGCCTTCTTTAGCTAAAGGAATACATAGCTCTGACAATACAGAAAGACGTGCCACCGCGCGGGCCGTTACAACATCAAACTTTTCACGGTATGCTGCATTTTGACCAAACTCTTCAGCACGTGCATGAACAAATGTCATATGATCCAAGTTTAACTCATTTGTTAAGTGATTTAAAAATGTAATTCGTTTATTAAGCGAGTCGACAATCGTAATTTGCAAATGCGGGAAGCAAATTTTAATCGGAATGCTTGGGAAGCCTGCACCTGCACCAACATCACAAACCGTTGTCACTTTTGTAAAATCAAAATAAAATGACGCACTGATCGAATCATAGAAGTGCTTCAAATAAACGCCTTCCAAATCCGTAATCGCCGTTAAATTCATCTTTTCATTCCACTCAACCAAAAGCTCATAATATTTTTTAAACTGCGCAATCTGGTGTTCTGAAAGCTCAATACCCTTTTCCTTCAATGCTTCGATAAACTGCTTTTCGTTCATAAAATGACTCCTCCATATTAAAGAATGAGCGCCTTTTTTTGGATAAAGACGCTCACATCATTCAGTTCGTAGTTACTTTTGCAATTTTACCTTGCTCAATATAAACAAGTAAAATTGAAACATCTGCAGGGTTTACACCTGAAATACGCGATGCTTGAGCAATCGAGAGCGGCTGAACACTTTTCAGCTTCATACGCGCTTCTGTCGCCAAGCTTGGAATAGCATCATAATCGATATTTTCAGGGATTTTCTTATCCTCTAGCTTCTTCATTTTCTCTACTTGCTGAAGTGCTTTTTGAATATACCCTTCATATTTTAATTGAATTTCAATTTGCTCTTTTACATCATCCGAAAGTTCCACTTCTGATGGAGTTAGGGAAGCAACTAAATCATACGTCATTTCTGTACGTTTTAAAAGGTCTGCTCCGCGGATACCATCTTTTAGCTCTGCGCCGCCAGCATTGCGGATGACCTCTTGGGTCGTCGCATTCGGCTTAATAATAATTTGACGCAGACGGGCGATTTCCTGTTCAACCTGTGCTTTTTTATGTTGGAAATTCGCATAACGCTCTTCCGTAATCATCCCTGCTTTATAACCGATTTCCGTTAGACGTAAATCTGCATTGTCATGACGTAACAGTAGACGGTACTCCGCACGAGACGTTAATAAACGGTAAGGCTCATTCGTACCTTTTGTTACTAGGTCATCAATTAATACACCGATATAAGCATCTGAACGGTCTAAAATAATTTCTTCTCGGCCTAAAACCTTTGCCGCAGCATTCATTCCGGCCATTAAGCCTTGTCCCGCTGCTTCTTCATAGCCTGAAGTACCGTTAATTTGACCTGCTGTATAAAGACCTTGAATTTTTTTCGTTTCTAATGTTGGCCATAATTGTGTAGGAATAACTGAATCATATTCAATCGCATAGCCGGCACGCATCATTTCGGCATTTTCCAAACCAGGAATCGATGCAATCAGTTTCTTCTGAACATGTTCAGGTAAGCTTGTCGATAACCCCTGGACATATACTTCACGTGTATTGCGTCCTTCAGGCTCCAGGAAAATCTGGTGACGCGGTTTGTCGTTGAAGCGTGTTACTTTATCTTCAATTGATGGGCAATAACGGGGACCTGTCCCTTTAATCATCCCTGAAAACATTGGAGACAAATGCAGATTTTCCTCAATTGTACGATGTGTTTCTTCAGTTGTATAAGTTAACCAGCAAGGGAGCTGATCCATAATATATTCTGTTGTTTCAAAACTGAATGCACGGGGTACATCGTCACCAGGCTGAATTTCCGTTTTTGAGTAATCAATTGTACGGTTGTTTACACGTGGTGGTGTCCCTGTTTTAAAACGAATTAAGTCAAACCCTAATTCTTTTAAGTTATCCGCTAATTTAATCGATGGCTGCTGGTTGTTTGGACCTGAAGAATATTTAAGATTTCCTAAAATAATTTCCCCGCGTAAAAACGTCCCTGTTGTAATAATGACAGATGGTGCACGGTAAATCGCACCAACTTGTGTGATGACACCTTTTACTGCGCCATCCTCTACAATTAGTTCATCGACCATTGCCTGATGAATTTGAAGGTTCTCTTCTTCTTCCAAAACCCGTTTCATTTCATGCTGATATTGGAATTTATCCGCTTGTGCCCGTAAAGCGCGTACTGCCGGACCTTTCCCGGTATTTAACATACGCATTTGAATATGTGTTTTATCGATAATGCGTCCCATTAAACCGCCAAGTGCATCAATTTCACGAACAACGATTCCTTTTGCAGGTCCGCCGACCGAAGGATTACATGGCATAAATGCAATCATATCTAAGTTAATTGTAAGCATGAGTGTTTTAGCACCCATTTTCGCAGCTGCATATGCAGATTCCACACCTGCATGTCCTGCACCAACAACGATTACGTCAAAATTACCTGCTTCGTATTGTATTGACATGTTGTTCTTCCTCTCTTTTATTCCGATTTATTTCCCTAAACAGAACTGCGAGAATAGCTGATTAATTAAGCTTTCCTGTACAGTATCTCCAATAATTTCACCAAGAATCTCCCATGTACGTGTCACATCGATTTGAATCATATCGACAGGTACACCGACTTGCGCTGCAGCAAGCGCATCTTCAATTACCTGTTGTGCTTGGTGCAATAGCGCAATATGTCGCGCATTTGATACATATGTTAAATCATTCGCTTCCACTTGCCCTTCAAAGAACAATGCTGCAATCGCTTCTTCCAGTTCGATTACACCTTCTTCTTTCAATAACGAAGTCGTTACTACACGATGTTTTCCAGCCAATTCATGAACACGGTTTAAATCGATTTTACGTTCGATATCTGTCTTGTTGACAACGACAATATAATCCATCGCAGAAATCGTTTCAAAAAGGCGCTCATCTTCTTCTGTAAGCTCTTCTCCGTAATTTAATACAAGCAATATTAGATCAGCATCTTTTAAAGCCTCTCTTGAACGCTCAACACCAATTCGTTCGACGATATCTTCTGTTTCACGTATACCTGCCGTATCAACTAAACGTAAAGGAACTCCACGTACGTTTACGTATTCTTCAATAATATCACGAGTCGTGCCTGCAATGTCGGTTACAATCGCTTTATTTTCTTGAACTAAACTATTTAAAAGAGATGATTTACCTACGTTTGGACGTCCTAAAATAACGGTAGATAAACCTTCACGCAAAATTTTACCTTGAGATGACGTTTGAAGTAATTTAATAATTTCCTCCCGTACCCAACCGCATTTTTCAAGAAGTACAGGAATCGTCATTTCTTCTACATCGTCATATTCCGGATAATCAATATTTACTTCCACTTGTGCCAACGTCTCTAATAATGCCTGGCGCAAAGTTGTAATAAGACGGGAAAGCTTTCCATCCATCTGACCGAGCGCAACGTTCATCGCACGATCGGTTTTCGCACGAATTAAATCCATTACCGCTTCTGCCTGTGACAAGTCAATACGGCCATTTAAAAATGCACGTTTCGTAAATTCCCCAGGCTCTGCTAAGCGTGCACCGTAGCGTAATACAAGCTGCAGTACTCGGTTCACAGACACAATACCGCCATGACAATTGATCTCGACAACATCTTCACGCGTAAACGTTTTAGGTCCGCGCATCAGGCTCAACATAACTTCCTCTACCACTTCATCAGTTTTCGGGTCGATCAAATGTCCGTAATGGATCGTATGTGTCGCAACTTCCGTCAGACGTTTATGATTTGGTGATTTAAATATTTTATCTGCAATCGCTACCGCCTCATCGCCGCTCAGACGAACAATCGCAATAGCTCCTTCTCCCATTGGAGTGGAAATCGCAGCAATCGTATCGAATTCCATTTATATCCTCCTATTTCAGTGTTATCCACATGTGGATAAATCACATCCGTGCTATACTAACTAACAATTTAGACTAACATATTTTTATTAAAATCTAAAGTAATGTAGATTTGGTTGCATCTTTCATTAAAAAAACGACCTATCCAAAAGAATAGGTCGAAATCTGTCTGTATATTATTTTACTGGCTCAATGACTAAATATCGATTTGGTTCGACACCTTCCGAGTGCGTTTCGATATCTATTCGATTCGCCAAAGCATTATGAATAATTTTCCGTTCATAAGAGGCCATTGGTTCAAAGGATACGGATTTTCGTGTTCGAATTGCCT
This genomic window contains:
- the mnmE gene encoding tRNA uridine-5-carboxymethylaminomethyl(34) synthesis GTPase MnmE, whose translation is MEFDTIAAISTPMGEGAIAIVRLSGDEAVAIADKIFKSPNHKRLTEVATHTIHYGHLIDPKTDEVVEEVMLSLMRGPKTFTREDVVEINCHGGIVSVNRVLQLVLRYGARLAEPGEFTKRAFLNGRIDLSQAEAVMDLIRAKTDRAMNVALGQMDGKLSRLITTLRQALLETLAQVEVNIDYPEYDDVEEMTIPVLLEKCGWVREEIIKLLQTSSQGKILREGLSTVILGRPNVGKSSLLNSLVQENKAIVTDIAGTTRDIIEEYVNVRGVPLRLVDTAGIRETEDIVERIGVERSREALKDADLILLVLNYGEELTEEDERLFETISAMDYIVVVNKTDIERKIDLNRVHELAGKHRVVTTSLLKEEGVIELEEAIAALFFEGQVEANDLTYVSNARHIALLHQAQQVIEDALAAAQVGVPVDMIQIDVTRTWEILGEIIGDTVQESLINQLFSQFCLGK
- the mnmG gene encoding tRNA uridine-5-carboxymethylaminomethyl(34) synthesis enzyme MnmG, which produces MSIQYEAGNFDVIVVGAGHAGVESAYAAAKMGAKTLMLTINLDMIAFMPCNPSVGGPAKGIVVREIDALGGLMGRIIDKTHIQMRMLNTGKGPAVRALRAQADKFQYQHEMKRVLEEEENLQIHQAMVDELIVEDGAVKGVITQVGAIYRAPSVIITTGTFLRGEIILGNLKYSSGPNNQQPSIKLADNLKELGFDLIRFKTGTPPRVNNRTIDYSKTEIQPGDDVPRAFSFETTEYIMDQLPCWLTYTTEETHRTIEENLHLSPMFSGMIKGTGPRYCPSIEDKVTRFNDKPRHQIFLEPEGRNTREVYVQGLSTSLPEHVQKKLIASIPGLENAEMMRAGYAIEYDSVIPTQLWPTLETKKIQGLYTAGQINGTSGYEEAAGQGLMAGMNAAAKVLGREEIILDRSDAYIGVLIDDLVTKGTNEPYRLLTSRAEYRLLLRHDNADLRLTEIGYKAGMITEERYANFQHKKAQVEQEIARLRQIIIKPNATTQEVIRNAGGAELKDGIRGADLLKRTEMTYDLVASLTPSEVELSDDVKEQIEIQLKYEGYIQKALQQVEKMKKLEDKKIPENIDYDAIPSLATEARMKLKSVQPLSIAQASRISGVNPADVSILLVYIEQGKIAKVTTN
- the rsmG gene encoding 16S rRNA (guanine(527)-N(7))-methyltransferase RsmG; amino-acid sequence: MNEKQFIEALKEKGIELSEHQIAQFKKYYELLVEWNEKMNLTAITDLEGVYLKHFYDSISASFYFDFTKVTTVCDVGAGAGFPSIPIKICFPHLQITIVDSLNKRITFLNHLTNELNLDHMTFVHARAEEFGQNAAYREKFDVVTARAVARLSVLSELCIPLAKEGGYFVALKAAAGAEELKDATKAISTLGGKLIEEFAFHLPVEESERSLYVFDKVKSTPKKYPRKPGVPNKTPIK